TGTTGCCTTTCTTACTACAAAATTTCGGATAGAAAAGTACATTTATACTGCTAGTCTACTGACATGAAAATTTATTGCAACTACAGGATGTGGCCAAAGAGTTCGGGGTACAGGCTATGCCAACTTTCGTGTTCATGAAGAATGGAAAAGAAGTCGATAAGCTTGTGGGAGCCGACAGGGAAGAACTAGAGAGGATGATCCATAAATACAGGTTTTGACCCTTCATTGATTTTTAACCAACGGGTTCAGGTACCTATAGTTAGTTCTACAGATCACCTTTCGTAAGGCTGTGGACAGATGAATGAATATTGTAAGGTTGTAAAAAGTTGAATGAATAATAGAAGGGTGTTTCCAGCGTGTTCCGTGaatccaatttttctttttactgCTTTAaagcacaattttttttttttaaaaaaaatccataatAAAATGGCCCCTCTATGGTTTCCTATATATTTTTCACGAAAACAGATTTTCCAACAAAAACGtaaatatatacacacacacatatatacatatatatgtatgtatatatgcgCAACAAAATAACAGATATTGGTGACTAACGAGCACTTCAAACACTTCCATGTTTTTCATTTATGACATTTTGAAATCGAAACTTGTACGCTTTAGAAAATTCTCAGTCCCCACTCTAAAGTTATCCAAAAATCCAGAAACGAACAAAAGACTGCTGACAGTAATGATCGAGTAGGAGCATCCAGTATTTCGAGTGCTATGTAAATGCCAGTACTTCACGAAATTTTTACCAAATTAAGGAGACAAAAGCtagttttaagttttgaataaAAGCTATGTTTTGCTGTTAAAATGTCATCCACTTCACAACTTGAAGAAAGAAGAATAATTAGCCTGTTAAAGCAATACTGGCAGAGAACAGAGGTAATATGAATATACCCACGTAGCCAAAATGAACAACTCAACTCTGTTAATCTCAGAGTTGATTTCAAGAAACTCCTCGTTTCTcctgaatatatatatatatatatatatatatatatatattggcaAACATGGAGCAAACAATTTTAGaaaggccttttttttttttcattagcTGTATCTTTCAGGTCTCAACCGATCGAATTTTCTACTCAAGTGTAAAGAGTACAATTATTATTCTCTATCAAATTCCAACTTGTTCTTCCTCCATTAGGGAAAATTTATTCTCCTATTGGCTGTGCTTCTGAAGTTGTATCATAGCGTGTAAAACGATCTTATTAACCTAGTACTCTTATCTTTGTTCTTAATTTCCAGTTGTCCATCGATCAAAATTAGTAATATTTACTCTAGTTCACAATAATTAACCTAGAAAATAGAATAATTTATCAAGAAAATTCTACCAATACGGCGTAGCAAGAATCTCAATTATCTTAATAGCCCCACTATTCTCACCTGACAATTTACCCATTCTGATGATCCAATAAATGTAACtctcttctttttctatttttttttcgtgtgtgtgtgtgtgtgtggagCCTTTAATTTGTGACTAGTAGGGGGACAAAAACAGTAAACGACGTGACAAAAAGAAGAACGTAAGAATAAAGCAGCAAGGCACGAAATTGTAAAAGGAGTGGAGGAAATAATCCAATTCGATCCTCACCCAACCACTaactttcaattttcttttattttcttttttgcacCGTGGGCTAAagatatctatatctatataaatttgagaaggaaATTTTAGCAACAAGATTTTACACACCTTCCCACTctcaattccatttttctagTTTCATCAAATAAGAATACCATTCTAACTAACACTCCTTCACAAAAAACTGCAATTTACCATCTCTTTCAACTTTCTTCTAGAGAGAATGAGGAACAGGACATTGAATTGTGGAGATATGGAGAGGGAATGAGTCAAATAATACTATaaaaatctatatctatatgtattgtgGGGAGGGTTTTTTGGATGATTAAATCAAAATGCTTATAACTCCTCactattttttttatgaaattttaaatttttttaattgttatatattttttcatttcttttgaatttaaaaGTAAGAAGTGGCTCACTTATATAGGAATTTGATTTTAAATCTACTAATGTGAGGGTAAATAAAGAGGAAAACCACCAATcttactaaaagtaaaaaagtaaataacaatatTTTACTCCCCAACTCAGTAATCCTAATtaaaagggcaaattatatagaaaacaaaaagaaaatattattcactGGTCATGGGTTTAAAATATCAATAATAGTACCATTTGTGAATCCTAAATTATGAAATTACtaaatagaaaacaaagtaCCACTAGCCGAAAAAACAAATTATGAATTTATAGGGTTTGAGAGAATGGTGAAGGGAAAAGAATAGAAAATTGGGTAGCAAAAATAGAAAGTTAGAGATCAGCTATAAACGAAAGAAAGAGAATAATAAGAAGTTAAAGAGTGGTGGGAAAAGTCgaaaaataaagataaattaCTACAAGAATGGACGAAGAGAGgggagaaaaaagaatgagattatAGAGATATGACAGGAAAGATGGCACCGTAGTAAGAGATCTGAAAGTCATAGCTAATTAGCAGGTAAGAGAGAATATAAAAGGTGAtagtttttaataattttgaaaattttgaaacacATCTTACAAagattattttaaatatatattaaaatttatGAAGAACATTATTCTATAAGCACTCAACAATTTTAGGATtacaaaatgagagaaaatttttctaaaattgaggaaaatgaattagttatactttatattttttaggGTAAACTACAAAAAAGCCCCTTGTGGTAAACTTAATATACAGAAAACCTCCccataatttcaaaatatacaacacgacacttcgtattttgaactaaattgtaaaagtgacggaatccgttaaacttaacggaaatgacttattggaacctaaaaaaaaaattttatacctaatttttaacaaatatacctattctatCCTTTAACCCTCTATTATCTCTAtctagagaataaaacaaatgattttttttatctatcttttgcttaattatatcagggcaTTCTGGTCATTTCatccatttccgttaagtttaacggattccgtcacctttacaatttagttcaaaataaaGGGTGttgtgttgtatattttgaaactatgggggggcttttctgtatattaggtttaccacaatgggcttttttgttttttaccctatttttaatgttaaaaattttgatatatgggTATAACATGATATATTGATAAATAAGTTTACAATTGCTCTATCATATAAATCAgtataaattaaattattttattaaaattgttATCATATATTGACAAACAATAGGTTAACAAAATTTGATTTCAACTTATTTAAGATATTAAAATTAAGAAAGTCCACTTTGTACttaagaaataaatttttttttaacatgttAAACATACacttctttaaatttttttgtcttttttataTACTTTATCTTAtactataatatatatatatatataaagtattgttttaaattgaaattgaaatataaATCTGTGGATAGCACGGGTTAAAATGCTAGTATTATAAAGTACACATATATACACCCACTTTTAGTCAACGGCTTTCTCCCAAAGATCTTATCCAGTGGAATCAGGGCTCTAAATCCAAAAAaagaacacacacacacacacacacttgcCTGCAGGATGCGGCTCTGCAATTTGGAACATAGACGATGCCTACATTCCTGCTgatgaagaaggagaaaaaagtTGACAAGGAAGATCCAACAATACAGAATTTAAGTAATTAAATCAGAGTTTGGATGCTGCTAATTAATAAAGAAGTCAATTTGGACTAAATCCACTACAGTGGTGCGATTAATGCAATGAGCCTGGCCAAAACCAATACAGTGATATCCCCTGAAAAAGGTGTCTGCAGGTGTACTAATATAACCTGCTTAATCTATTAGCGCATATTTGCAAAACATTTTCAAATgtgggggtttttttttttcgtaaTCCAATAGGTTCGGTGATAATCCAAGATCCTCATGCTTGCCTTATGCGGATTTTGGATACGAGTTAATTAGAAGATGGTATCTATGTGTTTATCGCTCATCCACTTCAGTTACCCAAGTTGTTGGCGTGGTAAATAGcatccaaaatccagaatcAATCTAATTAGAACTTAATTCCATGATTGAATGGTCGAGATTTTATTAGTCCACGATgccattattaaaaaaaaaaaaaaagaaaggaacaatTTTTTCCTAATTGATTTCTGAGACTAAAATATCCAGAAACAAAGTTGAACTACAAGCATATatttccaaacaaaaaaaagttcATTACTCATCGTTAAGTATTTTCTTGGCTTTAATTAATGAGGTATTTTCTCATTTTGATCGTCTTAACCTTTGCACACCCTCTTTCTGTTGCAAGAAAAATCAAATAGAATGAAAAAGTTGCCAATAATGctcaagctcaagggtttttcTTGAATGGAGGGTGAAGGACTAGTTAATAGATTCTTAGCCAAGCGGGAAACCCATGGAGATTATTCTAGCCCAAACCACCACCTACCAACAATTTTCAGTCAGTTAGATTGAGGATTATTTATGGCATCTAAAGTGAGGTACAGAGGATTAAGAATGAAAATTCTTCTGTTTTGCGGCCAAAGGCAGCAGAATATATACGTGCAAAGCAAAAGTTATCTTTAGTCTTTAGACGTGGCGCTGGTAAATAGGATGGATGGAATACAATTCAAGGagcataataaaaaataaaaaaaaaatagattccTCCTGTGAATGCATAAGCATCAATCCTGATTCTAACTCAACGCCAACGGTCTACGTTGATAAAGGCTCCATGGAATATAATCCTCGTCCAATTGCTAgaagttttattttgaaaattttactaGGATAATTACCTTTTGCaacatttcttttttaaatccTCTTGCTACATTGACTAgttgtttgtgtgtgtgtgtgtgtgtataagGATCCCCATCCAAGAGTGATCCAAAGTGAGTGATTTTAGGGGGCTTATTGTTCCAAAGAAGTTGCAAATTATTATTCAGAAAAATTAGAAGATGGAAACCGAGGGTCAACAAGGCGCAGGCCTTGAATGAGGGTTCGCGTTTAGGAATGACAACGGGTGCGGGTGCCCGCGGGCACCTGCCCCGCGGGGTCTATTattccccccgccccgccacccatttggaaaaatatatatgtatatatatatgtgcataattatatatataatgatattatcaattatactactaattatacatgtctattaataaaacttattaattatttatactaaatttattaatacatttatattaaattcctaactacacttaatgcaataacatttttttctaaaaaaaacacaataataatttaatatttgtatttgtatcaaaagtaaaaacttaattattttagttatatttgttttatcatattagattgtattcaaataatttttgtttaattatttttatgagtttcaattgtgaagttacaatgaataataatttgatgatatgttgatattttagtacttgattatttgctcaaatttaattatattaaaattatataataaattttttttaaccccaCGAGTGCGCAGgggaaacggggcgggggaatTAATAGGCAACAGGGCGGAGGGTGGGGGAGGGTTGATGATTATGTCCCCATTCGCGTTGCCTTTGAATTTGAGTTGTTCTGCAAGCAAGCGATGATGATTATGTCCGAACCCGATTCGGCATTGATGTGCAGCAAATGGGCAGAACACCCAGGAAACTGACAAACTGGTTTCCTTTTTTGAATGACTGCTATGCATATATATACACACCCACATATGTATATGCTACAAATTTTGCTGTAATCTATCTCTAAGTGGATCCTTTTGTGCTGTAAGATGGTCTTCTACTCAGCATCATCGAGTGGAGCTGGTGAAGTCACGGATTCAACTTTCAATGATCTTGCTGACAAGTACAAGGACGTTGCGAATGAATGTTGATGAGATGGCTGTATGTCtctccctatatatatatatatatatatatagactttGCACAATATGCTTAACAATCGGATATTATATCCAACAGGATGCAGTTCCGCAATTTGGAATACAGACGCCGCCAATGTGCATACTTGTGAAGGATGGACAAGAAGTTGATCGGCTTGTGGAAAGAACTAGAAAGGAAGATTGAAAAACTCATTTCGATGGAATCAGTACCCTAGGGGCAGCTTAGTTGTATGACCTGAATAAAGGGCAACAACTAGAGGAGGATTTGATTTTGCAACCCCGTGATGCTGGCAATTCAATTCTTCTGTCGTCTTCAATATCTGTGATAATAAAATTAGCCATTATACAGATGCGCTTGTATTCAATCAAAGTGAATCTCAGCGAAATGACCTAAAGATTATTTAACGCCATCAAGCAATCGAAAGCCAAGTCTTCGCCTATGAAACACAGATGATAGATATCCCAGAAACCAAGTCAACACAAGTTTTCACACAACTGGATCAAGATATTTATGCCAACAAAATACGAGGTTGACAACCTCCACCAAATCCAATATACCATTATTCGGTTTCTATTCCACAGATTTGAACATTGAACATCAAAATTAACATCGATCACTAGAACACCAGCTCAATATGCTACACTTGGGGCCAGACACAACTCAAATATATTGCACGCGACCGAATTAAACTATACTCCTATTATGCACAGTGTTTCCTACCAGTCCAAGCAAAGTTACGATGTATTTACATCCAGGTGCATTTCCACTATAACTGGTTAGCTATATTCTTCAGTGCTTCATTTTGGACTAATCAGCAGTCCTCCCAAGTACCCTCCGCAGTTCAGATTTTTGTTCTGAGCTGAGCCTGGATGGGAATTTTATATCAAACTTAATCCTCAAATTTCCTTTCTTACCAGGTTCTTTTGATATGGGCATCCCTTCATTTGGGATCCTCAGCTCATGGCCAGGTTTGACAATATCTTTGACTGGGATGCTCAGCTCTCTCCCATCCAAGGCTGTCAAGCTGAGAGTCTTCCCAGTGAGAGCGTCCAGCAAGGAAATCCTCTGATTCATGACAAGATCATTGCCATCCCTCTTGAAAACAGCATGAGGTTTTTCATCAACTACAAATATCAGATCCCCAGGAGCACGACCAAGTTCGTAGTTCCCTTTCTCAGGGAATGTAATCTTTGTACCCTTCTTCCAACCTGGTTTAATATGTATTGACAACACCTCTTCCACGGTCACAGGCTTGCTGCAATGATAACTACAACATCAGGCCAAACTGAATAGTACAACAAATATTGGTGGTTTTTATTCTAATATAAGATATTAAGTATACCAGAGAGAGCCAAAATTCACAAAACCAATTTACAGACAGCTTTTCCAGTGCAGGCACATTTCAGACACAAACATACCTCTGACAAATACTTGTTTATGGACTCATAACATTTGACACATGAAGTCAGGGATGCTTCCCCATAGAGGCATGAAGCATCACTCTACAAGAGAAGGGGATATGGATCCCCAAGATTAagtttataaaataaaataaaataaaaggtaTGGCCCATATGTTAGAACACTGTCGGTGAAATGTGAATTATCTTGTGCCATATGGTTCTAAAAAACTTACATACACagaacaaataatcaaatgaaAATTACATGATGAAGCATTGGAAGTAGAGACCATTCTTACCATGATTACTACCAGCCTGTCACAATCACTAAAGGCATCCTTAATTCATTATCTTTGGACTTTATCATATTTATATATCCTTGTAGAATCATCATATTTACATATTCTAGAAAAAGCCTTTCAACCCATTGTGTTGTTAACATTCACTTGTTATCTATCAAGTCATTTTTATATGGAGATATACAGTACAACATCATCAATAGACTTCTATATTCAAGTGAATACAGAGTGCAGCTAAAGGATTAGCAATTTCCCATTAAGGAAGTGCACGGGCCATATTCAGCAAACCAGGTTTGGATTTAACGTCACTGGCAAAGGACATTATCACCTCCGGAACTACAGTTTGGTCTGTTGTTTGTAGGTAAATACCGTAGAAAGCAGCAAGTGAAAATCTTCCCAGGGATAAAAATAGAACAATGCATAAATATGCTTTTAGCTAACAAGTTACAGCCCTCGTGAGACCTCTCTTAACATATTGCAATATTACACTCCTCCAAGGCACAAATAAGAAAGATCCACTTTCCACTCATAATGTGGAAGATTCATATTACTAGATATCACCCATAAGACATCTTTTACAAACCCGTGCTGACTACCATGGAAACTGATTATCATTTTTTCTTCCTGCAGCATTTCACATGGTCATTGCACATTCCAAATACACTAACTTTAATCTCATCTCTCTCCACAAGTCATGCCTTCGTGCAGACGAGGGACTTTCAAGTCTTACCCTTACCATGATAATTAACCGACAAAGTCACCAGAGCTTGTTCCAACTGTAGACATTTGAGGACACAACCAATAACATTCGTCTGGAGGCATTACTGGCATTGCTAGCaaaagcaaaatttttcaaaacttttacTTTCTTTCTGAATTACCACATTGTTCATTACCCAGCAAGGAAaagtttttttctctttccaagtATCCTAGTGGAATCACAAGATTTCAGCACAACAAAAAGGATCAGGTCTACTTTGGGATGGGCGACTAGCCTCAACCATCACAGTTCAACCATGAGAGATATTTTGTCACCTCGACGAGGATTAAGTTGAAAACGAAGGGTCAAGATTTGTTGGCATCAAAATGCTAATTGGTTTTACATTTCTCTCCACGATTGTCGAGGCCCTCAGCCCATAGCCTGTCAAGCTAATATTAACAAGTTGGAATCCAGCTATATTTAGCAAATTCCAGAATTCAACTCCCATCCATCAATTTCAAATTCTTCAACACTCGATTTCATCAAAAAGCAATCTTTAGTAAAGAGAAAACTAagcatgaaaaaggaaaaaagaaaagtgcCAAAACTAACATCTAAAGTAACGTCTATTTCTCTGGAGAATTCATCCAATTCCAGCCATTTTCCAATaaataaaaccaacaaaaaatggtaaaattttaaaattaaaatgtgGAATTAGAGAATCAGAGATTATTACGGACCCGTAGTCATCAAGGACGATCCTGGAAATCTGCATCTTCCTTTTAGATCCTTTATACAGCTCCTCCAAGCTACAGGGAAGCTTATTCTCCATCGGCGCAGCCTTCTTCAGCTCTCCATTGCCGCCGCTAACAGCATAATTCCCGTCGAATCCACCGAAAAACTCAGCAAAAATATCATCCGCATTCCGAGGGCTAAACTTAAATCCTCTCCCACTAGCAGCGCCACCAGCACTAATAGGTGAAGCAGTAGAAAACTGGCCGGACTTGAGGCCTTCCTCGCCGTACAAGTCATAGATCTGCCGCTTTTGGGGATCGCTTAAGACATCATACGCTTCTGAAATCGTCTTGAACTTGGCCTCCGCTTCTTTCTTGTTCTCGCTGTTCTTATCCGGATGCCACTTCATCGCGAGCCGCTTATACGACTTCTTCAGGTCCTCTTCGCTTGCATTTTTCGGTACTTTCAATAAATGGTAGTAATCAATGCCCATTGTTTTGTGTGcctgtttgttttctttttttgggtaatGTTCTTGGAGAAATGATAGCTGGGTTTTAAAAAGCGAGGTCGCTGAACTTCGATGCTGCTGGGAGTCGGTTGGGAATGTAGTAGTAATAGggtaaattaaaaaatttggacTTGAGTAATCCGAGAAGAATGTGGAGAGATATAGGGGAGGGAATATCGATGATTGGTTGGATTGGATAAAGAATAGAGGACGAGGAGGAGAGCTCCGGCGAGTCGGCCGGTCGTCAACGCTGAAGGTACGCGAATGCGCAGACTAGCTAAACGGCGGATGATGCGCTAAGATACGCAGAGAGCGAGATATTTTTAATGGGAATTTGTGTGGGTGACGAGGTGGTGAGTGAAGGTGGCGCCGCGACGCGAGAGATAGTGGAACAAGATGTATGGGGGGACAAGACAAGTGACTGAGTGAGAGGGGATTCAGATCAATCAGTAAATTGTGTGTGTTACCAATACTGTTTACTTTACACTTCAAACCAACTAATCACGAATTGTATTTGTATTTGTAGCACATGAATTAGTATACAATTGTCAATACCATATTACTCTAAAACTAGTGGGAATACCCGTGCTATGCACGGTGctgacattattgaaaaaaaaaataaaatggtgaacaaataaaggtgaacaaaatttatcaataaaattaaaatataataccTATTTAACAATAGAATGTATATATCATTCAAGAACCGTCTTTTTCGGTTGTATGAGAATTTTTTGTATCATTGTATGAGAattgttaacaaaaaaatacaatagttAATATAGAATAGCATCAATAGAATTTAATACAATTGTgttgtaatcaaatgaaaaatacGCACCAATTGAATTGTTATTAGCACCCATAGTTAATGAAGTAATCcctatataaaaatattttggtacatGTAATAATTGGTaatctataaaataaaataaattgctAATCTATAAAATTGCTAAGTTGTCTATAAATAGCATCAATAGAATGTAATACAATTGTATTTTAATCGAACAATTGTAATACAATTGTATTGTATTGTATCTATAGTTGATTTAGCAAGATAGTGCAGCCAAAAAGTGTGTATGTAAGATGAGTATGACGATATAAGAAACTGTATATTTACCATAATCACGCAAAATCATTGGTGATGTGGATGCCTGGCGATCTTGAGGACAttagatttttcatttctttgatctataaataaaatatatattaaattaaaaatcaatagtttatgtatttattttatgtgtAAATAGTGATACATTGTATGAGAACTGTTaaccaaaaaaatacaataattaaTATAGAAATAGCATCAATATAATTTAATAGAATTGCattgtaatcaaatgaaaataATTACAGAGAAGTGGTTACTTGAACTAAGGAATGCAGTTTTAAATGCTCAAAAGTGTCTTGACGATTGCACATATGTCAGGGGCTTGGTGAATTTTTTGCTcctcttgaatcattttcttttttctaattgtAATATATTACTTGCAGGTGTTAAGTAGGACTTGGCTCTAACATTTCGTTTAAGTACTTTAAGCAATGAACTATTTATTCCATGAGTTGAATTGTGCTGTTGCTAGATAGATGAATCACGTAGTTGTAATTGTCATTgttgataaagaaaagaaaggctaGAATGCAATTTTGCCAAAAGGATTTCTGacgaaattaaaaattaatccaattttAATAATGGGCGTATAGTGCCTTAGTTattagtagtatttgaattgtttttctccaattataaaccatttttaattatttttttaaattatcaaaaaaatcattttttatttcatgcacgatcatttttggaataaaattatgaaaataactatCGTAACACCtattttatgtgataaatgtgcaaataaaaaataattaaaaaaatttcagtaatacaaacaaataaatttttataatatacaATTTATGTTAGAAATAGTAGAACCCTCAATCATGAACCAATACCATCCGCAATTATATAAGCAAGcaatacctttttatctttgtttTACGGTGTAACAATAAGCAAACAACCGTTCataagattttgtaaaaaattttcagaaataaTGGATGATCAGAAAATCAATGCAATATCATTCATgacaaaaaacaaagcaaaaacaaaacatACTTAAAAGGCAGAGGGGACTGACCTGGAAAATTAAGCCGGCCGCAAGAAGGTTGATTTCTGCTGGAGTCTCTGCACATAATATCTTCCACTACTgctcacaaaagaaacaaaatcaatacatttacaaaatcaatagagaacccaaaacaaataagaaactgAGAGAGAGGGTGAGGGAATTAACTCGATAAGTTAATTAAGTCGATCAGTAAAAGAAGGATTTGTAGGAGTAattgtaggatgagttaagaTAGTGGAATAGTGGGAGTgagatagtgggaatattgattggtgataaTGTGATAGTGGGATAGTGAGAATATTGATCGGTGATAAggtgggttataacccactacttttttatgtattaaaataaatacaaaaatatgagttaagatagtgggatagtgggagtgagatagtgggaatattgattggtgataaggtgggttataacccactacttttttatgtattaaaataaatacaaaaatttagaaaaaagtaTGACAAGTTTAGAAGACATTGAGAGGGTTTCTGCTAAAAATCC
This portion of the Coffea eugenioides isolate CCC68of chromosome 11, Ceug_1.0, whole genome shotgun sequence genome encodes:
- the LOC113753614 gene encoding dnaJ homolog subfamily B member 1-like, giving the protein MGIDYYHLLKVPKNASEEDLKKSYKRLAMKWHPDKNSENKKEAEAKFKTISEAYDVLSDPQKRQIYDLYGEEGLKSGQFSTASPISAGGAASGRGFKFSPRNADDIFAEFFGGFDGNYAVSGGNGELKKAAPMENKLPCSLEELYKGSKRKMQISRIVLDDYGKPVTVEEVLSIHIKPGWKKGTKITFPEKGNYELGRAPGDLIFVVDEKPHAVFKRDGNDLVMNQRISLLDALTGKTLSLTALDGRELSIPVKDIVKPGHELRIPNEGMPISKEPGKKGNLRIKFDIKFPSRLSSEQKSELRRVLGRTAD